The Narcine bancroftii isolate sNarBan1 unplaced genomic scaffold, sNarBan1.hap1 Scaffold_125, whole genome shotgun sequence genome has a window encoding:
- the LOC138750369 gene encoding uncharacterized protein isoform X3 — protein MAEAAPGGQGGPAHPIAAWRWGCTPRWRRPGLKDAACDSRWWTQAWRASAERPVLWMHGNLLLCTELNMYKLHQVLVLESSIYLLGTFPRSCYMASSPLATVTEEHQRKGTRTA, from the exons ggctgaagcggcccctggtggtcaaggaggtcctgcgcaccccatagctgcctggagaTGGGGATGTACGCCCAGATGGCgtcgtcctgggctgaaggatgcagCGTGCGACAGCCGATGGTGGACACAGGCATGGAGAGCATCGGCAGAGCGGCCTG ttctctggatgcatggaaatcttctgctgtgcacagaattgaacatgtacaaacttcaccaggttttggtgcttgaaag tagcatctaccttCTTGggaccttcccaagatcgtgttatatggcgagctctccactggccaccgtgacagaggagcaccaaagaaaaggtacaaggactgcctaa